The following coding sequences lie in one Zingiber officinale cultivar Zhangliang chromosome 2B, Zo_v1.1, whole genome shotgun sequence genomic window:
- the LOC122049455 gene encoding uncharacterized protein LOC122049455, with translation MRIRRRASSSLHPSPDPSYSSQNEHLGAKDSIAAQGGKLHQVVIGVRDPPKCPTHPDEASFSCPNPCSDAPVHRYWDSSSGGKAQWRLKKEEEDGNQRGRWQADCSKNIISGSSAMANNGNREEREGKVEEEEEEDQRKAKEKTKSSSCCTSAAGEENDTDSKRPRRRPAVVMEGSRCSRVNGRGWRCGQQTLVGYSLCEHHLGKGRLRNMSISSRGQVGSSKHRWRSTGSDASSNSSTAGEIKPDNSIAGGRTRAAKMEQEQAEMTCNRRKKTGTVRARSISSLLDDYDHHPTLSQAHQVASLPPLNASGNDNE, from the coding sequence ATGCGGATCCGTCGGCGAGCCTCTTCCTCCCTGCATCCTTCTCCAGATCCATCATATTCATCGCAAAATGAGCATCTTGGAGCCAAAGATAGCATAGCTGCACAAGGGGGAAAGTTGCACCAAGTTGTGATTGGGGttcgggatccaccaaaatgtccTACTCATCCTGATGAAGCCTCTTTTTCTTGTCCAAATCCCTGCTCAGATGCGCCCGTCCATCGCTACTGGGACAGCAGCAGTGGCGGTAAAGCGCAATGGCGGctgaagaaagaagaagaggatgggaACCAAAGAGGGAGATGGCAGGCCGATTGCAGCAAGAATATTATAAGCGGAAGCTCAGCCATGGCCAATAATGGAAATAGGGAGGAAAGAGAAGGCAAggtagaggaggaggaggaggaagatcagcGGAAGGCCAAGGAGAAAACGAAGTCGAGCAGTTGTTGCACCAGTGCTGCAGGGGAGGAGAACGACACGGACTCGAAGCGGCCGCGGAGGAGACCGGCGGTGGTCATGGAGGGTTCTCGGTGCAGCCGCGTGAACGGAAGGGGGTGGCGATGCGGTCAGCAGACTCTCGTCGGCTACTCCCTCTGCGAGCACCATCTCGGCAAAGGGAGGCTCCGGAACATGAGCATCTCCTCCCGAGGCCAAGTGGGCTCCAGTAAACACAGGTGGAGGAGCACCGGTTCCGATGCAAGCAGCAACAGTAGCACTGCAGGGGAAATAAAGCCGGACAATAGCATTGCTGGAGGCCGTACAAGGGCTGCAAAAATGGAGCAGGAACAAGCGGAGATGACATGCAACAGGAGGAAGAAAACCGGCACGGTGAGGGCTCGATCAATCAGTAGTTTGCTCGACGACTACGACCACCACCCGACTCTGTCGCAGGCGCACCAAGTTGCATCGCTTCCCCCACTTAATGCTAGTGGCAATGACAATGAGTGA